The Sander vitreus isolate 19-12246 chromosome 5, sanVit1, whole genome shotgun sequence genome includes a region encoding these proteins:
- the LOC144518767 gene encoding uncharacterized protein LOC144518767 encodes MRVMSGTLQMRVWTLMSWRPQGLMRHREAGRSSATIKPLASRTSDRKARVSQSARQFPTRPLAASTGAPSARNASTLSARSTRSTGRLRNPSVPASRATIQTLTPARRCSSSLTRSLSERHQKAVLMNGRQHRGHCHASLELCRVKEVVV; translated from the exons ATGAGAGTTATGAGTGGGACTCTGCAGATGCGTGTGTGGACTCTGATGTCCTGGAGGCCACAGGGTTTGATGCGTCACAGAGAGGCAGGGCGGAGCTCCGCTACGATCAAGCCGCTGGCCTCCAGGACCAGCGACAGAAAG GCCCGTGTCTCTCAGTCAGCCCGCCAGTTTCCAACCCGACCCCTCGCTGCAAGTACCGGCGCTCCCTCAGCGAGGAACGCTTCAACGCTCTCCGCCAGGAGTACCAGGAGTACCGGCAGGCTCAGGAATCCCTCTGTTCCCGCGAGCCGTGCCACGATTCAGACTCTGACTCCAGCTCGGCGCTGCTCTAGCAGCCTAACTCG GTCCCTCTCAGAAAGACACCAAAAAGCAGTTTTAATGAACGGACGACAGCACCGCGGACACTGTCACGCCTCACTGGAGCTTTGTCGTGTGAAAGAAGTCGTTGTTTAA